The genomic interval CTTAAAAATCAAACTCGtgtaaaatggtgaaaatatttacaatgagaaaataaaaataaaagtgatgatATGTACAATAAATGAAGAAatgcaatgaaaaaaaaaatttactggTCGTGAACTAGATTCATGTTTGTTGGATTTATGAGTAAAGTGATGAAAAGTAAGAAATTTAGAATGCAAGACAATAAATTAAAACTGCTGGAATTAATAAACTGAAACTTAAaggagcaagaaaaataaatgacattaatttaAATTGCAGAAATTAAAGgtgcaagaaaattaaatgacataaatTTAAATTGCAGAAATTAAAAGTGCGGGAAAAATAAATGACAGTAATTTAAATGCTGGAATTAAAACTGGGAGAATAATAAATGATAGTAATTTAAATGAGctgaaattaaaatgaaagctTAGAGATTGGAATAATTTATCATAACTtcaaactgaaataaaataaaattaaaattaaaaatggaggCTACAGGGGAAGGAGGAAAGCTCAACAATAACAGTTGGTCCGGTAGGCTCTCAATTGTGTTATGGTActccctcacttcacctaagTACTACAAGAATGCGGGTATTTCCCACGGATGATTTTTGTGGCAAAAATCAGACATTTTGTGAGAAAAGCTCTATTCCCACAAAATTTTGTTGTGAAAAGCTCGTGGGATAAAACTCGTAGGAAAAAGTGTTATATCCCATGAAAGGTTTAAGTCGTGGCCAATAAATACATTTTCCCACGAGACATCTCGAGGCAAAATCCGAGTGGCTCGCCGCAATTAGCAAGTTTGACTTAATCGATTTTCGTGAAAAATGTTCAATTTCCATGCGTTCTTTTTGTGGGTATTAGTATTACCCACGTGATCATGTGGTGGGGAAAACACTTTCTCCCACCAGCTTGGTTCATCCATAGACGTATGACCAAACTTGTCCCCACCGAGGCTTCCGTAGGAAATACCATATTTTCCATGATTACATCCCGTAGGTAATAGTTTTTTATAGAGCTGAAATAGTTTTTTCCCACAAACTAGTTGATTCGTCgataataatttattaccaTGAATTTATCCTGTAGGATATAATTTGTTCCATTTCCTACCTATTTATCTTTTTACCCCAGACACTTTTGTGGGTACGATAGTTAATGTCCATGAATAAATGTTGTAGGAAATCATTTTGATGGTTAAGTTTAGCTACTATTTTTTACCAACAAACAGTAGCTTGTgggaaaaaagtgttttttttttaactattatcgTGCGTAAATAATAGCCTAGATTTGTGACATTTCTCACAAATTGTTAGCCAATCAATACTTTTTCTATATTCTTATATCAATGCATTCAAGCTTTGCATTTTCACTAAAGACCACCTATATATACACGATAAAATCAATTTTGCAAATAATATTCTAGACAACAATAATCTATGCAAACACTCAAATTATGTGATCACTTAAGTATCAAATTCAATCTGTTATGTAACATACTGCAATAAACACTCATTGGactataacataattatatatcaatatgttaTAACAAATTCCAATCAGGACTATTGTTCAATTAAGGCCATGGAAATACATGATTAATGTTTGTTGAGTGGGAATGACAAGAAGGTCATCAATATGCATATATGATACTACAACTTGACTCCAAATTAAACACAACTTTATTGAATTTGTGATGTACTTCAGCAACTTTTGATCTGCCCAGATGACCACCAAATATCCTCTTCATCCACACATGAGAGGGCTGATAGAGACTTGAAAATAAAGCACAAAGATGTTAGCCCATGAAAGCAAGGTGTGCCTCAGCAATAATAGGCTTCCATACTGTTATTGTTGCTTAAAATGTATGTATCCACATATTTCTTGGCATAAATCTCCAAATTATACTACTGGTCATTTACAGCCACAGACAAACTCACGATGAGGGGGTCAAGATCCTCCAGCAAacttaaaatcaaataacaaGTATATGACTGAAAGGTTTTAaagcaatatttaatattgtgtcAACCAAATCTGCATGGTGTTGAAGAAAAATTGTCTTTTAGGCCCTGAAAAGTGTTGGCAAGCTCAAGccctatataaaataatgggGAATAGCTTTGTACAGTTGATTCCACTACCAAAAAATATGGCTTAATATCAATATTCTCAATTGTAACTTTTTAGACCATGTGTTTAAACAAAGATAGTATACTATCAAGTCAAAGTTCCCATAAGTCCAACCATCACTCTAGtattttttaactcataaataAGCATGGACCACAATTTGCACCTTAACAGATCCTTTAGATTTGATGCAAAACCAATCCTTAGCAAACACTTGGTTGtttacactttatatataatatgtggcATCGGAGTTTAATGCTAGCTATGCCAGTTATATAACCAACATCAATctgttttattaatttgcaaAAGGTGTTGGTATAAATCAGTCATTAccaacttatttatattataaacaaactatttttaaaatcacCTAGATGCATTACAGCCCAACTATATAATATGAACCGCAACTAGGGAAATTTTAGCTCAAAGTAATATTGGGAATACCGGTAACTTACTCCTATCCAATTACTTCTGTTGGTGGTTGTCAATTCTCTCCATCTGGTACCACATAGTGTAGTTCCATCAAGCTGCTTTTCTCCTTGCTGGAACCCTTGCCGAAAACAGCTACCTACATGCATCTTGGTGTATCTctacaacaaaaaaatctataagTTTGACCCAGCTGGACTCAGGTAAAAACTTAAATCAACTTTCACAAATCAGGTGAGAAATTGTATAGGAGAATATAACTCACATCATCACAAACACCATTACTTGCACTATACCAGCACCAAACTATTGCAAAAGACTTCCATGGTGATACCAAGTTATATATTCCCaacaaaatatatgatatacaaCCACCTACCACTTTTCCCTCAATATAACACCCCTACACTTCCCACAGGGaacatcaaaatttatttacatttgacACACTGTCATGTGCACAGGGGGAATTCAAAACACAATAGCCCCATTCCAAAAAACTTTCCTAGTCTAGAGATGCCTAAGCATCTTCATGAGTCTCTTCTTGAGACTCCCTACTTGACTCCAACTGTGATGTTATCATGTTCAATCGTTTGTCATGCGTAGAAAATTGTTCTTTCAGAGCAACCATATCAGCCAAAAGTGACTCTAGTTTAGTCTTATAAATGTCTGCAAAAGtcttgtttctttctttatcCTCCGCCAATCGCACAAATGCCTTATTTTTTTGCAGCAAAGGAAAGGGCTCAGGAATCATAGAGTGCCCCATCCCTTGTGCATATCCAAATTTGAACCCTAAGACCTCTTTGAAAACAGATGCAACAGTAGCATCAACATCCTCCTCAGACTCTATCTCATTCAACTTCTCTACCATAAGATTATGAATATCATCAAGAAGAATTGAACATTTTTTGTTAGTCACACATAGTCCATTAAAAATTGGGCTGAAactaaaatagataatttttttttttacaaactcaCATAATTGTGTTCACTTGCTGCATTTATGAATTTTCCCTTCTGCCTAGACCAGTGTGTTTCTTTATAAAAAGCAATCATATTCAATGCCTCCTCACTCTTCACAGAAAATGTATGTAAAATGTAACTATCAAACTCCACTTTGATTAAAGCACTTATATTATACTGCACACTACATATCTTACATTCTCTTCCATAATTCTAACAAATGATTTTCCCCCACCGGTATGTTTCACTTTTTGTCTTTTCCTATTAGTAATATTTCTTTGAGACTGCTCCTGAAACATTGTGAAACAAGATAAATAAAGTCATGCACCAACACTTTTGAAATCGAACACTTATACAACAAATAATGCTTGGATATGGGCTATTATAACAGTAAAAAAATCTGGTTCAGAAAATCTGGATAGCAGCTTCGAAGCATAGTCTAACACACCAACCAAATCATAACTTCCAAAGATTAAAGCAAAGATAAGTGGTAATTAGTATTATGATTACATAATACACAACTGTGTCTCTTACTTTAGGTCCCAAGATGACAACtccttttgttttatctttagACTCCAGTGAAATGGTCATGTAAACTTACATATTAATCATTTTGGGTATACTTGAATAATCCAAGTCAAACTACAAAACACTCCAAGTACCTTGTGGGGCCTTATGCCTTGTTGCTTATTAGCTTCTTCGAACATTTGGGAACAAATAAACCATGAAAACATAACCATGTCTTGGTTCTTATGTACTATGAGACAATATTAAATCAACTTACAtatttaaacaacatggagttgatattttttattaaatcaatatGCTCTTGTACATGGTTGTTCCATGCCATTAATAGAACATCAGAGTTATCATCAAAGACAAATCAATTAAATAAAAGCTCTCACCATGGCATGAccataataatttcaaaatcaatACTAGTCACAAATACCTTGAATGGGCTAGCTTTCACATAACCATTCCCTTTCTCTACCAGGGACATCCCATCGGATAGTGCCTCCTCATGTGATGCATATTTAAGGTAGTGCTTGTGCAATTTGTAGTGGTATGCATTGTATTTATCAGCGAGAGCCGTTACCACAGCTTGACGGTGGTTTTCTTTCGTCCAATCCAACACAAAATCTATCTATAAAACCAAAATCTGAATCACATATGGTTTgccacaataaaaaataaaattctgtaGTGAATAAAGTTCAACATATGGGTATATTTTATAAACCCCTAATCTAACACGATTGATGAGCTCGTGCTTCTCCTTGTCGTCTATAGTGCTCCAACTTGCATGCCACATTTCTACATGTACTTTCACTACCCAGCTGACTCGACTACTGAAGACAGCGGCATTATCGAATGATGGACCCATGTGCCTATCCTTTATAACTAAAGGAATCTTACCCAACTTACGTAACTTTTCAAATGTTGTACCATTCACAGTCCCTCGACCTCCTTTTTTTATGGGTGTAactataataagaaattagtaATTGAGTTATGGATATGCACAAGAAGAATATTAtcccctaaaaaataaattgacaagCTAAAAACAATATGACATCATGTATTTAACTACCACACCTGTGATTATATCCCCCTGATTTTCGTCATTTTGTACATCGTTCGACTCTTGTTGGCCCACTTCAGGTACTGCTTGAGGTGACTCATCAGCTTAGGGATCCTCAGCCTCATCTATTAGGCACCTTGTCAGAGGTAGTGCAGTTGGAGCTTCATCAATAGGGCTTGATACTATCAGTAGACGCCGGGGTCGAAGTCGATGTCGGGGATAGAGTAGTCCCCTTCGTCCTCGAGTTATAGATGTCATCATTGTTGTAATATCATAAACTTCTCAAGttaataatcaaacaaaacaagcaCATATTGATCTATGtattacaaataaaacataGTATGCCTTACACAACAACTTATTGATCTATGTAATGAAACGGCAAGAGGAATACGATATGATACTTCCTCAGGTTAGAGTTTTAAGATGAATATGATTTAACACTTTAATATGCAATGTACAAATATTAAGGTAACCAGGGAATACAAGAACATATATTTGAATAAATCAGAATCCAAACAAAAGTATTACAAAATCTGGTCTGATcaaagttaatgatataataaaataaaacccttgCACTGTGAGTAAAGTCAACTGGTGAACACTATTATGAAAGTGAGATAGCTGAAAGATTTATTTCAAACAAGATACAAATTATAGTTTTGACGTTGAACATCACATGAGCCTTATTCAAGctaaagcaaacaaacaagCTAAAAATATCTGGGCTACTACTGTctccaacaacaacaatattccaaatatttcaCTGACTGTCAAACCCACAACAACAGTCCCTGAGATCTTTTACCCAATGGTAAACATTCACATGTTTTCACACTTGTCACATTCCTCACGaaagtattgatttttataaggTTAAAACACACATTAATACCATGGATTAAAGGCTCTGAAATATGCAAGGAAATAAGATGAggttgagtaaaaaaaaatctaccttTTCCTTCATTCGAAACTGCCTCTGCTCACACTGGATGAAGAACAAATTAGATGATCCACTTCAACTCCAGAAAGGGATGGGTTGTGCATACACTCCCCTGTGGTACTCTTAACACTTTTAGCAACCCTATGGAGTATCTAAAGAACCCTCAGCCGATTGTTTCTTTAGCCTACTTACCCTTTGTGCAGGACATCACAAGTAAGTTGAGATAACCATGAGCTATTGATGTAATCACTGTACCATCAGAGATCCCACCACTTCACAACTCCCCATTCTTAAAATCTCACATTTTACTTCTTTGGGGACTTGTACGTGTGACTTGTGGATTCATATGGAGATGTTTCTAAGATTGTTTGGAGATATTTGGTTCTAGTGGTTCATGGACTTATAATTGCACTGAATTTCTtatgaagctttttttttttgttctaaaaCCTTATGCTCATGGAGTTTTTTGGACATATCTTTAAGTTATAAATGCACATAAATtgttattcttatattttaaactttttctgGTTCATGTTGTACCATATAATATTTGCACTTAATAAAAGCATGTTgctttatatacatacatatatatatatatttatataatagatTGCATGTGAATAGATTTGGTCTTTATAATTGTGGGAGTTTTTCATTTGCATGTACAAGCTGAAGAGGACCCATTTGGACTATTGCTTATGATATTGCCAGCGCATATCATCATTGTTTGGGCATGATAACAAAGCAAAAGAGGAATAATACTAGTAGATTCAACACTGTAACCAAGAGCTACTGATGTAATCACTGTACCATCAGAGATCCCGCCAGTTCACATTTCCCTATTCTTAAAATCTTGCCTTTTACTTCTGTGGAGACTTGTACGTGAGACTTGTGGATTCATGTGGAGATGTTTCTAAGATTGTTTGGAGAGATTTGATTCTGGTGGTTCATGGATTTATAATTGcaccaaattttttttgaaactttttctgTTCTAAAACCTTATGGTCATGGAGTTTTTTGGACATATCTTTAAGTTATAAATGCATGGACAAAAAATGTTTCTCTACGGCTTGGATGAGAAGCGTAAAAATGGGCTGTGCTATCATTGCGATGAAAAATGGAACCCCAAACATAATTGCAAAAACCCTAAGGTATACCTTCTATAAGGAGTTAAGGAGTTGGAGGTAACAGAGGAAGGTGAAGAGGAAATTGCTATGGTTGTTGAATTACCTATTGAAGGGGACTTAAAATAGAAAGGGATTGTGGTTGAACCAGAGATTTACTTAAATGCAATTACGAGAACCGCTAGTTCTAAGACTATGTGACTCATGGGGTGGATGGGGAGCACACAAGAGGTTCTTTTGGTCGACTCTGGGTCAACGCACAGTTTTGTGGACTTCTCTATTGCTCAAATAGCCAAGCTGGTAAAAAACTTGCTGTCAAAGTTGCTAACGGGCAAATGGTACAAGGCCTAGGCTTCTGCAGCAACGCCAAACTCAAGGTGCAAGGTATATCATTTCacctctttttatattttacccCTTGGTGGTTGCGATGTAGTTCTCGGGGTGGATTGGTTGGAGAGACACTTGGGCCTATTGTTTAGGATTTCCATGAACTGTCTATGAAGTTTGTGTATTTTAGGAAGAAGTGAAGCTGGTTGGACTGAAGTTAGAAGGCCTAACCATGGAAAAGGGGGGGAAAGGCCATACTTACATCCATGCAAAGGGGAAAAGGGTTGTTTTTGCAGCTGGTTACTAAAACTAGTGTGGGGAAGGCCTCGGGAGAAGGAGAGAAAGTGCAAAATCTGATTCATAGTTTGCACATGTATTTGACATTCCGAAAGTACTACCACCCTCAAGGCCCCAAGACCATAGAATACCCCCTTAAGGAAGGAACCCAACCCATTACCGCTAGACCTTATTGTTACCCCCACTTCCAAAagtctgaaattgaaaagatggTGATTGAGTTACTAGAATCTGGTGTAATAAGGCCAGCACAAGTCCGTTCTCGTCACCAGTGCTTTTAGTCCGCAAGGCGGATGGAAGTTGGCGTATATGCGTCGATTATTGAGCACTTAACCAAGAAACCATAAATGATAAGTTTCCTATACCCGTTATTAATGAACTCTTGGATGAGTTGCACGGGTCGGTGGTTTTTTCGAAACTGGATTTGAGATCCGGTTACCACCTAATCTGGGTGGTACCTAGAGATGTGGCAAAAACAGCATTTAGAACTCACGAGAGACACTATGAGTTCCTCATGATGCCCTTTGGTTTGACTAATGCCCCATCAAACTTTCAAGGGCTGGTGAATGAGATGTTTCGACCTTATTTGCGAAagtttgttttagtttttttgatGACATCCTAGTGTACAGCAGCTGCTGGATAGACCATTTAATGCACTTACGTGTGGTGCTGGAAGTACTACAAAGAAACCAATTGTACGCTAAATTTTTAAAGTGTCAATTTGGGGCCAATGAAGTAGACTATTGGGGGCACATACTTAGTGAAAAAAGGGTGATGGCTGACCCATAGAAGGTGGTTGCTATGCTGAACTGGCCTGTACCAGTGAATGTCAAATCCTTAAGAGGATTCTTGGGGTTGACGGGGTACTACCGGAAATTTATAAATGGGTATGGAACGATTGTTGCACCATTAATGGATTTGCTTAAAAACCATGCTTTTGTATGGGGTGAGGCTGCTTTCAAAGCCTTTAAGGAGCTTAAATTGGCTGTGACACAACCATCGGTACTTAGGTTGCCAGGTTTCAACCAACCCTTCACGATTAAGGGCGATGCAAGTGGAAGAGGGATGTGGGCAATTTTAATGCAGGCTGGGCAACCACTTGTTTATATGAGCAAGGTTTTGAAAAGTAAGAAACTCCTCCTCTCAACATATGAGAAGGAGCTCGTCGCATTAGTGACGGCGGTAAGAAAATGGAGACCCTATCTCTTAGGCTAGTCGTTTGTAATTAAAATGGACCAGTAggctttgaaatttttgttggacTGTGTGGGAATCGTGACTCAGCAAAAATGGGTAATCAAATTAATgggttatgattttgttattacttataaaaaatgaaaagaaaatgtggtGGCGGATGGATTTTCGAGGAAGGAGGAAGAGTGTGAAGTGGAGGGTGGATCCTTAGCAATGATAACATTTACAACACCCGAATGGCTAAAGGAACTTAAGGCAAGCTACGAGGAGTCAGTTGAGCTTAAGGAGGTCCTTAGACAACTCAAGGAGGGCACTGTTCTGGATAAAAAGTATCAAGTACAGCAAGGCTTGTTATTAAAGAAGGGCAGCATTGTCATTGCAGCGGACTCATCTTTTAAGGGGAAGGTTTTGCTGTACATACATGATAATCCTATGGGGGGTCACTCGGGTTAGTTGAAAACTTATCAAAGGGCAAAGCGGGATTTTAACTAGAAGGGCATGAAGAAAGACATAAAAAAAGtggtgagggagtgtgtgaCATGTCAAGCAGTGAAGTATGAAACATCACCACCAACAAGGTTGTTGCAACCCTTACCCATACCCCAAGAAGCCTGAACCAACATTTCTAGGGACTTCATAGAGGGACTGCCCATGTCCACTGGGTTTAATGTGATCCTAGTTGTTGTTGATAGGCTCACAAAGTTTGGGCATTCCATACCTTTGTCACACCCCTATATAGTAGCTGGGGTGGCAAGCTTGTTTTTGAATCATGTGTTCAAATTACACAGCTTACCCTGCACTATTGTGACAGATTGGGACCTAGTATTTGTGAGCTCCTTTTGGCAGTCTTTCTTCTCATTACAGGGATCAACACTCAACCTCAGCTCCGCCTATCACTCCCAATCCGATGGGCAAACGGAGGCCCTAAACAAATGCCTAGAGGGCTACCTACGGGTGCTATGAAGGAACTAAACCTCAAAAGTGGTCACAATGGCCACCCTTTGCAgaatggtggtacaacaccTCCTACCACACAGCCACGAAATTGACACCTTTCCAAGCTTTCTATGGCTACCCACCACCTTTACTGCTACCTTACATACCAAGAACTTCGACAAACCAGGAAGTAGACCAAACATTACAAAATTGAGACAACATTATTAAGATATTGAAGGAAAACTTAGAAGGGTCCAGATatagaatgaaaacaaaatctGATAAACACAGAACAAAGAGAGTATTCAAAGAGGGAGACTGGTTATACCTGAGACTGCAGCCATTCAGACAAAAGTCTGTTGCACAATGCCGAAATATGAAGCTTGCTCCTCCGTATTTTGGGACATTTCAAGTGAAGAAAATTGGGCAGGTTGCTTATCGTCTCAAGCTACCACCCTCTTTTAGGATCCACCCCACATTCCATGTGTCTTGTCTCAAGACGAAGGTAGGAAGCTTGGGTCTGCCATTAGCCACCTTGCCACCCATAGATTCCTAGGGAGAAGTCATCCCTGAGCCGGAATCAGTGATGGATCGCAGCATGAAAAGAGAGGGAAACCGTGCAATCAcagagattttaatgaaatggaGGGGATTGGGGTCTGAAGAAAATTCATGGTAGAAGTTGTGGAAACTTCAACAgctttacccacaccttgtggggaAGGTGCTGTGAAGAAATGAGAGATTGTTAGGGTGCCGCGTGAAGAAAGGGGAAACTAGGGTTGATTCGAAGACAGGAAGTGCGGAAGTGAAGTGCAAGTGTTTGAAGTAATCTGAAGTGAAGTGAAATGGAGATGGAATGGCGCTGTTTGAAGCAAACTCGAGCAGCAGGAATAAAACATTGGACGCAGCGTTTTGGCATATATAAGCCAAAATGGTGCGTCTCGTTTAATTAGGGTTCTATGTTAAGTTGTTAAAACAAACCGTTTTGGCATGTATAAAGCCAAAACGGTGCAATTGAATTAGTAggtcttttgttgtttttaatacttttatttcaatttaagaGTTTTTGTCTTCAGTTGTAAACGCTGCGTTTTGGCTATACATGCCAAAATGGTGCGTTCTGCCTTTCATTGGGGTTGGGTGACTTTAGCTTAATTTGGAGAGTTTGTTGGGGAATTAGTATTTAGGGTGAGGGAGAGGGCAGTGCAGGGCATTCTGGAATCTTGTCAGTATACTCCATAGCAGTGAGTTGTAGCAGGAGTAAGGAACACCTTGAATGGTTCCAACGTAGACCTTCTAtccatgaatgaatgaattctCCACATTGATTGTCTCTGCTCCATTTCATGCATCC from Juglans regia cultivar Chandler chromosome 2, Walnut 2.0, whole genome shotgun sequence carries:
- the LOC109002123 gene encoding uncharacterized protein LOC109002123 isoform X1 translates to MVQHLKSYVSWIDFVLDWTKENHRQAVVTALADKYNAYHYKLHKHYLKYASHEEALSDGMSLVEKGNGYVKASPFKEQSQRNITNRKRQKVKHTGGGKSFVRIMEENRYTKMHVGSCFRQGFQQGEKQLDGTTLCGTRWRELTTTNRSNWIGPSHVWMKRIFGGHLGRSKVAEVHHKFNKVVFNLESSCSIIYAY
- the LOC109002123 gene encoding uncharacterized protein LOC109002123 isoform X3, which gives rise to MVQHLKSYVSWIDFVLDWTKENHRQAVVTALADKYNAYHYKLHKHYLKYASHEEALSDGMSLVEKGNGYVKASPFKRYTKMHVGSCFRQGFQQGEKQLDGTTLCGTRWRELTTTNRSNWIGPSHVWMKRIFGGHLGRSKVAEVHHKFNKVVFNLESSCSIIYAY
- the LOC109002123 gene encoding uncharacterized protein LOC109002123 isoform X2 — protein: MVQHLKSYVSWIDFVLDWTKENHRQAVVTALADKYNAYHYKLHKHYLKYASHEEALSDGMSLVEKGNGYVKASPFKEQSQRNITNRKRQKVKHTGGGKSFVRIMEENRYTKMHVGSCFRQGFQQGEKQLDGTTLCGTRWRELTTTNRSNWIGSLSALSCVDEEDIWWSSGQIKSC